A genomic stretch from Chitinophaga agri includes:
- a CDS encoding histidine phosphatase family protein — protein MRYIVILLLCCLACEQPPPARQPVPVAEDSTFLTGTFYLVRHAEQVPGIDSGLTATGRQQAGALYRELQDSGIQKVYFARYLSSMQTTDSICQYLTLDTASYVADSSGENLLYEITRHNDWGKKLLVVGNSRTLIPIMHALKAKPKLDSIGGNDYGSLFVVRKHKDSVRCKRVNYLD, from the coding sequence ATGAGATACATCGTAATACTGCTATTATGCTGTCTGGCATGTGAACAACCTCCGCCTGCGAGGCAACCGGTCCCGGTTGCAGAGGACAGCACCTTCCTGACGGGTACTTTTTACCTGGTGCGCCATGCTGAGCAGGTGCCTGGTATTGATTCCGGATTGACAGCAACCGGCAGGCAACAGGCAGGCGCCCTGTACAGAGAGCTGCAGGACTCAGGTATCCAGAAAGTATATTTTGCACGGTATCTCAGTAGTATGCAGACGACTGATTCCATCTGCCAGTATCTGACCCTGGATACTGCGTCGTATGTCGCTGACTCTTCCGGAGAGAATCTGTTATATGAGATCACCCGGCATAACGACTGGGGGAAGAAGCTGCTGGTCGTAGGTAACAGTCGTACGCTGATACCCATCATGCATGCGCTGAAGGCGAAACCAAAGCTGGATTCAATAGGAGGAAACGACTATGGTAGCCTGTTCGTCGTCCGGAAACATAAGGATAGTGTCCGCTGTAAAAGGGTCAACTATCTGGATTAA